Proteins encoded by one window of Streptacidiphilus sp. PB12-B1b:
- a CDS encoding dihydroorotate dehydrogenase electron transfer subunit, translating into MAHPVQTRAEILELTPVGAYRQLLLRAPGIAGRALPGHFAALAVGGPDSSTLLRRSLSIHRADPEADTLSLVVAPDGPGSRELLRGRPGDGIDLVAPLGTAFPLPPGPLTALLVAVGHAGAPLFALADRIRQQGGSVGFILGAATADRLYGVEQAQALTPDVLVTTEDGSSGIKGRVTLPLAEALKAIGAEAVYAGGPAPVLEAVTGIANAEGARSFCAVEQPMACGVGVCMTCVLPVVGEDGVSRFVRSCVEGPCFDGSRVRWSDIGAVPADLYGAAAMGES; encoded by the coding sequence ATGGCGCATCCCGTCCAGACCCGGGCGGAGATCCTGGAACTGACCCCGGTCGGGGCCTACCGGCAGCTGCTGCTGCGGGCCCCCGGGATCGCCGGGCGCGCCCTGCCCGGGCACTTCGCCGCCCTGGCCGTCGGCGGCCCGGACTCCTCGACGCTGCTGCGCCGGTCCCTCTCCATCCACCGGGCCGACCCGGAGGCCGACACCCTCTCGCTGGTCGTCGCCCCCGACGGGCCCGGCAGCCGGGAGCTGTTGCGCGGCCGTCCGGGCGACGGGATCGACCTGGTCGCGCCGCTGGGCACGGCCTTCCCGCTGCCGCCCGGGCCGCTGACGGCGCTGCTGGTGGCGGTCGGGCACGCCGGCGCCCCGCTGTTCGCGCTGGCCGACCGGATCAGGCAGCAGGGCGGCTCGGTCGGCTTCATCCTCGGTGCCGCCACCGCCGACCGGCTGTACGGGGTGGAGCAGGCGCAGGCGCTCACCCCGGACGTCCTGGTCACCACCGAGGACGGGTCCAGCGGCATCAAGGGCCGGGTCACCCTGCCGCTGGCCGAGGCGCTCAAGGCGATCGGCGCGGAGGCGGTGTACGCCGGCGGTCCTGCGCCGGTACTGGAGGCGGTCACCGGGATCGCCAACGCCGAGGGGGCCCGCAGCTTCTGCGCGGTCGAGCAGCCCATGGCGTGCGGCGTGGGCGTCTGCATGACCTGTGTCCTGCCGGTGGTGGGGGAGGACGGGGTCAGCCGCTTCGTCCGCTCCTGCGTGGAGGGCCCCTGCTTCGACGGCAGCCGGGTGCGCTGGTCCGACATCGGCGCCGTCCCGGCCGACCTGTACGGCGCGGCAGCGATGGGGGAGAGCTAG
- a CDS encoding aspartate carbamoyltransferase catalytic subunit has translation MKRHLISTADLTRDDALLILDTTEEMAQISTRAVKKLPTLRGRTVVNLFFEDSTRTRTSFEVAEKRLSADVINFSAKGSSVSKGETLKDTALTLQAMGADAVVIRHSASGAPKRLADSDWLHGSVVNAGDGTHEHPTQALLDAFTMRRHLSPGGPGGSRGRDLDGRRITIVGDVLHSRVARSNVRLLHTLGAQVTLVAPPTLMPFGVETWPCEVSYDLDAALPKSDAVMMLRVQRERMNAAFFPTQREYSRRYGLDAARVATLPDHAIVMHPGPMVRGMEIASEIADSARSTIVEQVANGVSVRMAVLYLLLGGSEPAISTSATSTTQPAGTTEEHAK, from the coding sequence GTGAAGCGCCACCTCATCTCCACCGCCGACCTCACCCGGGACGACGCGCTGCTGATCCTGGACACCACCGAGGAGATGGCGCAGATCTCCACCCGGGCGGTGAAGAAGCTGCCGACGCTGCGCGGCCGCACCGTCGTCAACCTCTTCTTCGAGGACTCCACCCGCACCCGCACCTCCTTCGAGGTCGCCGAGAAGCGGCTCTCCGCCGACGTCATCAACTTCTCCGCCAAGGGCTCCTCGGTCTCCAAGGGCGAGACCCTCAAGGACACCGCGCTGACCCTGCAGGCCATGGGCGCGGACGCGGTCGTCATCCGGCACAGCGCCTCCGGGGCGCCCAAGCGGCTGGCCGACTCGGACTGGCTGCACGGCAGCGTCGTCAACGCCGGCGACGGCACCCACGAGCACCCCACCCAGGCCCTGCTCGACGCCTTCACCATGCGCCGCCACCTCAGCCCGGGCGGCCCCGGCGGCAGCCGCGGGCGGGATCTGGACGGGCGCCGGATCACCATCGTCGGCGACGTGCTGCACAGCCGGGTGGCCCGCTCCAACGTGCGGCTGCTGCACACCCTCGGCGCGCAGGTCACCCTGGTCGCCCCGCCGACGCTGATGCCGTTCGGGGTGGAGACCTGGCCCTGCGAGGTCTCCTACGACCTGGACGCCGCGCTGCCCAAGAGCGACGCGGTGATGATGCTGCGGGTCCAGCGCGAGCGCATGAACGCCGCCTTCTTCCCCACCCAGCGCGAGTACTCCCGCCGCTACGGCCTGGACGCCGCCCGGGTGGCGACCCTCCCCGACCACGCCATCGTGATGCACCCCGGCCCGATGGTGCGCGGCATGGAGATCGCCTCGGAGATCGCCGACTCGGCCCGCTCCACCATCGTCGAGCAGGTCGCCAACGGCGTCAGCGTCCGGATGGCCGTCCTGTACCTGCTGCTCGGCGGCTCCGAGCCGGCCATCAGCACCTCCGCGACTTCCACGACCCAGCCCGCAGGCACCACCGAGGAGCACGCCAAGTGA
- a CDS encoding dihydroorotate dehydrogenase — MDAQEVDLTAPFGGGSLPNPVTTASGCAGYGREIAKFQPLTELGSITTKTIMPYPRSGGPTPRLAETPSGMLNAVGLQGSGIEHFVEHELPWLAERGARVIVSVAGERVEEFAETVQQLSGRPGVVGIEANLACANAATRGLPFGCNPATSFDVIAAVKEVADPALPVYAKLTPDVTSITEIAAACGKAGADGLSMINTLSGMAVDTTTMRPALAGALGGLSGPAIRPVAVRCVYQVHAAMRAGTVPELPIMGMGGIRTGLDALEFVLAGASGVAVGTTVFNDPSAPLRVLAELRQALAERGFGCFADAVGYAHRPEPEPSP; from the coding sequence GTGGACGCGCAGGAGGTGGACCTCACCGCGCCCTTCGGCGGCGGCAGCCTGCCCAACCCGGTCACCACGGCCTCCGGCTGCGCCGGCTACGGCCGGGAGATCGCCAAGTTCCAGCCGCTGACCGAGCTGGGCTCGATCACCACCAAGACGATCATGCCCTACCCGCGGTCCGGGGGGCCCACCCCGCGCCTGGCCGAGACCCCCAGCGGCATGCTGAACGCGGTGGGCCTGCAGGGCTCCGGCATCGAGCACTTCGTCGAGCACGAGCTGCCCTGGCTCGCCGAGCGCGGCGCCCGGGTGATCGTCTCGGTCGCCGGGGAGCGGGTCGAGGAGTTCGCCGAGACCGTGCAGCAGCTGAGCGGGCGGCCCGGGGTGGTCGGCATCGAGGCCAACCTCGCCTGCGCCAACGCCGCCACCCGGGGGCTGCCCTTCGGCTGCAACCCGGCCACCTCCTTCGACGTGATCGCGGCGGTCAAGGAGGTCGCCGACCCGGCGCTGCCGGTGTACGCCAAGCTGACGCCCGACGTCACCTCGATCACCGAGATCGCCGCCGCCTGCGGCAAGGCCGGCGCGGACGGCCTGTCCATGATCAACACCTTGTCGGGGATGGCCGTGGACACCACCACCATGCGCCCGGCGCTGGCCGGGGCCCTCGGCGGCCTCTCCGGCCCGGCGATCCGCCCGGTGGCCGTCCGCTGCGTCTACCAGGTGCACGCGGCGATGCGCGCCGGGACCGTCCCCGAGCTTCCGATCATGGGCATGGGCGGGATCAGGACGGGCCTGGACGCGCTGGAGTTCGTCCTGGCCGGGGCGTCCGGCGTCGCCGTCGGCACCACCGTCTTCAACGACCCCTCGGCGCCGCTGCGGGTCCTGGCCGAGCTGCGCCAGGCCCTCGCCGAGCGCGGCTTCGGCTGCTTCGCCGACGCCGTCGGCTACGCCCACCGCCCCGAGCCCGAACCCTCGCCCTGA
- a CDS encoding dihydroorotase produces MTSYLIRNARILGGEPQDLRLKDGVIAEIGTGLAAAEGDTVVEAEGLIALPGLVDLHTHLREPGREDAETVLTGTRAAARGGFTAVHAMANTFPVADTAGVVEQVWRLGRESGYCDVQPVGAVTVGLGGKQLAELGAMADSAAAVRVFSDDGKCVDDAVIMRRALEYVKAFGGVIAQHAQEPRLTEGAQMNEGAVSGELGLAGWPAVAEESIIARDVLLAAHVGSRLHVCHLSTAGSVEIIRWAKSKGWDVTAEVTPHHLLLTDELVRSYDPVYKVNPPLRTEADVLALREALADGTIDAVATDHAPHPSEDKDCEWAAAAMGMVGLETALSVVQRTMVDTGLMTWADVAERMSAKPAAIGGLTGHGRPVSVDEPANLVLVDPAYRGTVNPDAFATRSRNTPYRGLDLPGRVVATFLRGRATVLDGELV; encoded by the coding sequence GTGACCAGCTACCTGATCCGCAACGCCCGCATCCTCGGCGGTGAACCGCAGGACCTGCGTCTGAAGGACGGCGTGATCGCCGAGATCGGCACCGGCCTGGCCGCCGCCGAGGGCGACACCGTCGTCGAGGCCGAGGGCCTGATCGCCCTGCCCGGCCTGGTCGACCTGCACACCCACCTGCGCGAGCCGGGCCGGGAGGACGCCGAGACCGTCCTCACCGGCACCCGCGCCGCCGCCCGGGGCGGCTTCACCGCCGTCCACGCCATGGCCAACACCTTCCCGGTCGCCGACACCGCCGGCGTGGTGGAGCAGGTCTGGCGGCTCGGCCGCGAGTCCGGCTACTGCGACGTGCAGCCGGTCGGCGCGGTCACCGTGGGCCTGGGCGGCAAGCAGCTGGCTGAGCTGGGCGCCATGGCCGACTCCGCCGCCGCCGTCCGGGTCTTCTCCGACGACGGCAAGTGCGTGGACGACGCGGTGATCATGCGCCGCGCCCTGGAGTACGTGAAGGCGTTCGGCGGCGTCATCGCCCAGCACGCCCAGGAGCCCCGGCTGACCGAGGGCGCCCAGATGAACGAGGGCGCGGTCTCCGGCGAGCTGGGCCTGGCCGGCTGGCCCGCCGTCGCCGAGGAGTCGATCATCGCCCGGGACGTGCTGCTGGCCGCCCACGTCGGCTCACGGCTGCACGTCTGCCACCTGTCCACGGCCGGTTCGGTGGAGATCATCCGCTGGGCCAAGTCCAAGGGCTGGGACGTCACCGCCGAGGTCACCCCGCACCACCTGCTGCTCACCGACGAGCTGGTCCGCTCCTACGACCCGGTCTACAAGGTCAACCCGCCGCTGCGCACCGAGGCCGACGTCCTGGCGCTGCGCGAGGCCCTGGCGGACGGCACCATCGACGCCGTCGCCACCGACCACGCGCCGCACCCCTCCGAGGACAAGGACTGCGAGTGGGCCGCTGCCGCCATGGGCATGGTCGGCCTGGAGACCGCGCTGTCCGTGGTGCAGCGGACGATGGTCGACACCGGCCTGATGACCTGGGCGGACGTCGCCGAGCGGATGTCGGCCAAGCCGGCCGCCATCGGCGGTCTCACCGGGCACGGCCGCCCCGTCTCGGTGGACGAACCGGCCAACCTCGTCCTGGTGGACCCCGCGTACCGTGGAACGGTGAACCCCGACGCCTTTGCCACCCGCAGCCGCAACACCCCCTACCGCGGTCTTGACCTGCCCGGACGAGTGGTCGCCACCTTCCTGCGCGGCCGTGCCACGGTGCTGGACGGTGAGCTGGTATGA
- the carB gene encoding carbamoyl-phosphate synthase large subunit, whose translation MPKRTDIQSVLVIGSGPIVIGQAAEFDYSGTQACRVLKAEGLRVILVNSNPATIMTDPEIADATYVEPITPEFVEKIIAKERPDVLLPTLGGQTALNTAISLHEAGTLAKYDVELIGANVEAINKGEDRQLFKGVVEAVKAKIGYGESARSVICHTMDEVLAGVDTLGGYPVVVRPSFTMGGAGSGFAHDEEDLRRIAGQGLTLSPTTEVLLEESILGWKEYELELMRDRNDNVVVVCSIENFDPMGVHTGDSITVAPAMTLTDREYQRLRDIGIAIIREVGVDTGGCNIQFAINPEDGRVIVIEMNPRVSRSSALASKATGFPIAKIAAKLAVGYTLDEIPNDITEKTPASFEPTLDYVVVKVPRFAFEKFPSADATLTTTMKSVGEAMALGRNFPEALNKALRSLEKKGSQFDFAGGTGDKAELLAKAKVPTDGRINTVMDAIRAGATPEEVFEATRIDPWFVDQLFLIHEIAVEIAEADKLTPELLRHAKRHGFSDLQIGRIRGLSADVVREVRHALGIRPVFKTVDTCAAEFAAKTPYFYSSYDEESEVAPRTRPAVLILGSGPNRIGQGIEFDYSCVHASFALHDAGFETVMVNCNPETVSTDYDTSDRLYFEPLTLEDVLEVVHAETLAGPVAGVIVQLGGQTPLGLAQALKDNGVPIVGTQPEAIDLAEERGAFGRVLAEAGLPAPKHGTAFSFDEAKAIADEIGYPVLARPSYVLGGRGMEIVYDEPSLADYLKRHAGLISEHPVLIDRFLDDAIEIDVDALYDGTELYLGGVMEHIEEAGIHSGDSACALPPITLGGYDIKRLRASTEAIAKGVGVRGLINIQFAMAGDILYVLEANPRASRTVPFTSKATAVPLAKAAARISLGSSIAELRAEGMLPREGDGGTLPIGSPIAVKEAVMPWSRFRDIHGRGVDTVLGPEMRSTGEVMGIDTTFGTAYAKSQAGAYGALPTKGRVFVSVANRDKRNLVFPARALVDLGFEVLATSGTAEVLRRNGIDATVVRKHSEGEGEGGERTIVQLIHDGEVDLIINTPYGTGSRLDGYEIRTAAVARSVPCLTTVQAMGAAVQGIDALIRGDVAVRSLQEYAAQLNAAR comes from the coding sequence GTGCCTAAGCGCACTGACATCCAGTCCGTACTGGTCATCGGTTCCGGCCCGATCGTCATCGGCCAGGCGGCCGAGTTCGACTACTCCGGCACCCAGGCGTGCCGGGTGCTCAAGGCCGAGGGCCTGCGGGTGATCCTGGTCAACTCCAACCCGGCCACGATCATGACCGACCCGGAGATCGCCGACGCCACCTACGTCGAGCCGATCACCCCGGAGTTCGTCGAGAAGATCATCGCCAAGGAGCGCCCCGACGTCCTGCTGCCGACGCTGGGCGGCCAGACCGCGCTGAACACCGCGATCTCGCTGCACGAGGCCGGCACCCTGGCCAAGTACGACGTCGAGCTGATCGGCGCCAACGTCGAGGCCATCAACAAGGGCGAGGACCGCCAGCTGTTCAAGGGCGTGGTGGAGGCCGTCAAGGCGAAGATCGGCTACGGCGAGTCCGCCCGCTCGGTCATCTGCCACACCATGGACGAGGTCCTGGCCGGGGTGGACACCCTCGGCGGCTACCCGGTCGTGGTCCGCCCCTCCTTCACCATGGGCGGCGCCGGCTCCGGCTTCGCCCACGACGAGGAGGACCTGCGCCGCATCGCCGGGCAGGGCCTGACCCTCTCGCCCACCACCGAGGTGCTCCTGGAGGAGTCCATCCTCGGCTGGAAGGAGTACGAGCTCGAGCTGATGCGCGACCGCAACGACAACGTCGTGGTCGTCTGCTCGATCGAGAACTTCGACCCGATGGGCGTGCACACCGGCGACTCCATCACCGTCGCCCCGGCGATGACCCTCACCGACCGCGAGTACCAGCGGCTGCGCGACATCGGCATCGCCATCATCCGCGAGGTCGGCGTGGACACCGGCGGCTGCAACATCCAGTTCGCCATCAACCCGGAGGACGGCCGGGTCATCGTCATCGAGATGAACCCGCGCGTCTCCCGCTCCTCCGCGCTGGCGTCCAAGGCCACCGGCTTCCCGATCGCCAAGATCGCGGCCAAGCTCGCCGTGGGCTACACCCTGGACGAGATCCCCAACGACATCACCGAGAAGACCCCGGCGTCGTTCGAGCCCACCCTCGACTACGTGGTGGTCAAGGTCCCGCGCTTCGCCTTCGAGAAGTTCCCCTCCGCCGACGCCACCCTGACCACCACCATGAAGTCGGTGGGCGAGGCCATGGCGCTGGGCCGGAACTTCCCCGAGGCGCTGAACAAGGCGCTGCGCTCGCTGGAGAAGAAGGGCTCGCAGTTCGACTTCGCCGGCGGGACCGGCGACAAGGCCGAGCTGCTGGCCAAGGCCAAGGTGCCGACCGACGGCCGGATCAACACCGTCATGGACGCCATCCGGGCCGGGGCCACCCCCGAGGAGGTCTTCGAGGCCACCCGGATCGACCCCTGGTTCGTGGACCAGCTGTTCCTGATCCACGAGATCGCCGTGGAGATCGCCGAGGCCGACAAGCTCACCCCGGAGCTGCTGCGGCACGCCAAGCGCCACGGCTTCTCCGACCTGCAGATCGGCCGGATCCGCGGCCTGTCCGCCGACGTCGTCCGCGAGGTCCGGCACGCGCTGGGCATCCGCCCGGTGTTCAAGACCGTCGACACCTGCGCCGCCGAGTTCGCCGCCAAGACCCCGTACTTCTACTCGTCCTACGACGAGGAGAGCGAGGTCGCCCCGCGCACCCGGCCCGCGGTGCTGATCCTGGGCTCCGGCCCGAACCGCATCGGCCAGGGCATCGAGTTCGACTACTCCTGCGTGCACGCCTCCTTCGCGCTGCACGACGCCGGGTTCGAGACCGTCATGGTCAACTGCAACCCGGAGACCGTCTCCACCGACTACGACACCTCCGACCGGCTCTACTTCGAGCCGCTCACCCTGGAGGACGTGCTGGAGGTCGTCCACGCCGAGACCCTGGCCGGCCCGGTCGCGGGCGTCATCGTCCAGCTCGGCGGTCAGACCCCGCTCGGCCTGGCCCAGGCGCTCAAGGACAACGGCGTGCCGATCGTCGGCACCCAGCCCGAGGCCATCGACCTGGCCGAGGAGCGCGGCGCCTTCGGCCGGGTGCTGGCCGAGGCCGGACTGCCCGCGCCCAAGCACGGCACCGCTTTCTCCTTCGACGAGGCCAAGGCCATCGCCGACGAGATCGGCTACCCGGTGCTGGCCCGCCCCTCCTACGTGCTGGGCGGGCGCGGCATGGAGATCGTCTACGACGAGCCCTCGCTGGCCGACTACCTCAAGCGCCACGCCGGGCTGATCTCCGAGCACCCGGTGCTCATCGACCGCTTCCTCGACGACGCCATCGAGATCGACGTGGACGCCCTCTACGACGGCACCGAGCTGTACCTCGGCGGCGTCATGGAGCACATCGAGGAGGCCGGCATCCACTCCGGCGACTCCGCCTGCGCCCTGCCCCCGATCACCCTCGGCGGCTACGACATCAAGCGGCTGCGGGCCTCCACCGAGGCCATCGCCAAGGGCGTCGGCGTCCGCGGGCTGATCAACATCCAGTTCGCCATGGCCGGGGACATCCTCTACGTGCTGGAGGCCAACCCGCGCGCCTCGCGCACCGTCCCGTTCACCTCCAAGGCGACGGCGGTGCCGCTGGCCAAGGCGGCGGCCCGGATCTCGCTCGGCAGCAGCATCGCCGAGCTGCGGGCCGAGGGCATGCTGCCGCGGGAGGGCGACGGCGGCACCCTGCCGATCGGCTCGCCGATCGCCGTCAAGGAGGCCGTCATGCCGTGGAGCCGCTTCCGCGACATCCACGGCCGCGGCGTGGACACCGTGCTCGGCCCGGAGATGCGCTCCACCGGCGAGGTCATGGGCATCGACACCACCTTCGGCACCGCCTACGCCAAGTCCCAGGCCGGGGCCTACGGCGCGCTGCCCACCAAGGGCCGGGTCTTCGTCTCGGTCGCCAACCGCGACAAGCGCAACCTGGTGTTCCCGGCCCGCGCGCTGGTCGACCTCGGCTTCGAGGTGCTCGCCACCTCCGGCACCGCCGAGGTGCTGCGCCGCAACGGCATCGACGCCACCGTCGTGCGCAAGCACAGCGAGGGCGAGGGCGAGGGCGGCGAGCGGACCATCGTCCAGCTCATCCACGACGGCGAGGTCGACCTGATCATCAACACCCCCTACGGCACCGGCAGCCGCCTGGACGGGTACGAGATCCGGACCGCCGCCGTCGCCCGCTCGGTGCCCTGCCTGACCACGGTGCAGGCCATGGGCGCGGCCGTGCAGGGCATCGACGCCCTGATCCGGGGCGACGTCGCCGTGCGCAGCCTGCAGGAGTACGCGGCGCAGCTGAACGCCGCGCGCTGA
- the carA gene encoding glutamine-hydrolyzing carbamoyl-phosphate synthase small subunit, whose amino-acid sequence MTAPASTPTAKRRERVPAVYVLEDGRVFHGQAYGAVGETFGEAVFNTGMTGYQETLTDPSYHRQVVAMTAPQIGNTGVNDEDQESSRIWVAGYVVRDPARIPSNWRSRRTLDEELTAQGVVGISGIDTRALTRHLRERGAMRCGIFSGPAVADDATLVERVRRAPQMEGADLCGEVATDRAYVVPAIGAKRFTVAAVDLGIKGMTPHRMAERGIEVHVLPADATAEDVYAVAPDGVFFSNGPGDPASAETQIALLREVLDRKTPFFGICFGNQLLGRALGFGTYKLKYGHRGINQPVQDRSTGKVEVTAHNHGFAVDAPLDGESQTPYGRVTVSHVCLNDDVVEGLQCLDQPAFSVQYHPEAAAGPHDAAYLFDRFVSLMEGQRA is encoded by the coding sequence ATGACCGCACCGGCATCCACCCCCACGGCGAAGCGCCGGGAGCGAGTCCCGGCGGTCTACGTCCTCGAGGACGGCCGGGTCTTCCACGGCCAGGCGTACGGCGCCGTCGGCGAGACCTTCGGCGAGGCCGTCTTCAACACCGGCATGACCGGCTACCAGGAGACCCTGACCGACCCCTCCTACCACCGCCAGGTGGTGGCGATGACCGCGCCGCAGATCGGCAACACCGGCGTCAACGACGAGGACCAGGAGTCCTCCCGGATCTGGGTGGCCGGGTACGTCGTCCGCGACCCCGCCCGCATCCCGTCCAACTGGCGCTCGCGCCGCACCCTGGACGAGGAGCTGACCGCCCAGGGCGTCGTCGGCATCAGCGGCATCGACACCCGCGCGCTGACCCGGCACCTGCGCGAGCGCGGCGCCATGCGCTGCGGCATCTTCTCCGGCCCGGCCGTCGCCGACGACGCGACGCTGGTGGAGCGGGTCCGCCGGGCCCCGCAGATGGAGGGCGCGGACCTGTGCGGCGAGGTCGCCACCGACCGCGCCTACGTCGTCCCGGCCATCGGCGCCAAGCGCTTCACCGTGGCCGCCGTCGACCTCGGCATCAAGGGCATGACCCCGCACCGCATGGCCGAGCGCGGCATCGAGGTGCACGTGCTGCCCGCCGACGCCACCGCCGAGGACGTCTACGCGGTCGCCCCCGATGGCGTGTTCTTCTCCAACGGGCCCGGCGACCCGGCCTCCGCCGAGACGCAGATCGCGCTGCTGCGCGAGGTGCTCGACCGGAAGACCCCGTTCTTCGGGATCTGCTTCGGCAACCAGCTGCTCGGCCGGGCCCTGGGCTTCGGCACCTACAAGCTGAAGTACGGCCACCGCGGCATCAACCAGCCGGTGCAGGACCGTTCCACCGGCAAGGTCGAGGTCACCGCGCACAACCACGGCTTCGCCGTGGACGCCCCGCTCGACGGCGAGTCGCAGACCCCGTACGGCCGCGTCACGGTGTCCCATGTATGCCTGAACGACGACGTGGTCGAGGGCCTGCAGTGCCTGGACCAGCCCGCGTTCAGCGTCCAGTACCACCCGGAGGCGGCGGCCGGTCCGCACGACGCCGCCTACCTGTTCGACCGCTTCGTTTCCCTGATGGAGGGCCAGCGTGCCTAA
- a CDS encoding quinone-dependent dihydroorotate dehydrogenase → MYRLLFNLVFRRMDPEKAHHLAFFWIRLASSVPGLRSLVAAVLAPRDPALRTRALGLELPGPFGLAAGFDKNAVGIDGLAMLGFDYVEIGTVTAQPQPGNPAPRLFRLVEDRALVNRMGFNNEGSAAVAARLAARPRGSRTVVGVNIGKTKVVPEAEAVADYIASTERLARHADYFVVNVSSPNTPGLRNLQAVDQLRPLLTAVRTTLDAASGKGHVPLLVKIAPDLADADIDDVADLALELGLDGIIATNTTIGREGLRTDPATVAAAGAGGLSGAPLKARALEVLERLYARTGDRLTLVSVGGIETADDAWQRILAGATLVQGYSAFIYEGPFWCRRLHQGLSAHLRASGHGTLSEAVGASTRG, encoded by the coding sequence GTGTACCGCTTGCTGTTCAACCTCGTCTTCCGGCGGATGGACCCGGAGAAGGCCCACCACCTGGCCTTCTTCTGGATCCGGCTGGCCTCCTCGGTGCCCGGGCTGCGGAGCCTGGTCGCGGCGGTGCTGGCGCCCCGGGATCCGGCGCTGCGCACCCGCGCCCTGGGCCTGGAGCTGCCCGGCCCGTTCGGCCTGGCGGCCGGCTTCGACAAGAACGCCGTGGGCATCGACGGCCTGGCCATGCTCGGGTTCGACTACGTCGAGATCGGCACGGTCACCGCCCAGCCGCAGCCCGGCAACCCGGCGCCCCGGCTGTTCCGGCTGGTCGAGGACCGCGCCCTGGTCAACCGGATGGGCTTCAACAACGAGGGCTCCGCCGCCGTCGCCGCCCGGCTGGCGGCCCGCCCGCGCGGCTCGCGGACGGTCGTCGGCGTCAACATCGGCAAGACCAAGGTCGTCCCCGAGGCCGAGGCCGTCGCCGACTACATCGCCAGCACCGAGCGGCTGGCCCGGCACGCCGACTACTTCGTGGTCAACGTCAGCTCGCCGAACACCCCCGGGCTGCGCAACCTGCAGGCCGTGGACCAGCTGCGACCGCTGCTCACCGCCGTCCGTACCACCCTGGACGCCGCCTCGGGCAAGGGCCACGTCCCGCTGCTGGTCAAGATCGCGCCCGACCTGGCCGACGCCGACATCGACGACGTCGCCGACCTGGCCCTGGAGCTGGGCCTGGACGGCATCATCGCCACCAACACCACCATCGGCCGCGAGGGGCTGCGCACCGACCCCGCCACCGTGGCCGCCGCCGGAGCGGGCGGCCTCTCCGGGGCCCCGCTCAAGGCCCGCGCGCTGGAGGTGCTCGAACGCCTGTACGCGCGCACCGGGGACCGGCTGACGCTGGTCTCCGTCGGCGGCATCGAGACCGCCGACGACGCCTGGCAGCGCATCCTGGCCGGGGCCACCCTGGTCCAGGGCTACAGCGCCTTCATCTACGAGGGCCCCTTCTGGTGCCGCCGCCTGCACCAGGGGCTCTCCGCCCACCTGCGGGCCAGCGGCCATGGCACCCTGAGCGAAGCAGTCGGCGCTTCCACGAGAGGGTGA
- the pyrF gene encoding orotidine-5'-phosphate decarboxylase, giving the protein MTTVPFGARLRAAMDARGPLCVGIDPHAALLEAWGLDDDIAGLERFTRTVVEALADRVAVLKPQSAFFERFGSRGVAVLEQAVADARAAGALVLMDAKRGDIGSTMAAYADAFLAPGSPLFSDAVTVSPYLGFGSLRPAVEAARAAGAGLFVLALTSNPEGREVQHAVGEDGLTVAQSVLRQLAAENAGAQPLGSFGAVVGATLKGVAADLEINGPLLAPGIGAQGATPADIPAVFGAAAANVVPSVSRDVLRHGPSVAALREASARFVDEVRAAIG; this is encoded by the coding sequence ATGACTACCGTGCCCTTCGGCGCCCGCCTGCGCGCGGCCATGGACGCCCGTGGCCCGCTCTGCGTCGGCATCGACCCGCACGCGGCGCTGCTGGAGGCGTGGGGGCTGGACGACGACATCGCCGGCCTGGAGCGCTTCACCCGGACGGTGGTGGAGGCGCTGGCCGACCGGGTGGCCGTGCTCAAGCCGCAGAGCGCCTTCTTCGAGCGCTTCGGCAGCCGCGGCGTGGCCGTCCTGGAACAGGCCGTCGCGGACGCCCGCGCGGCGGGCGCGCTGGTGCTGATGGACGCCAAGCGCGGTGACATCGGCTCCACCATGGCCGCCTACGCGGACGCCTTCCTCGCCCCCGGCAGCCCGCTGTTCTCGGACGCGGTCACGGTCTCGCCCTACCTCGGCTTCGGCTCGCTGCGCCCGGCCGTCGAGGCGGCCCGCGCCGCCGGGGCCGGGCTGTTCGTGCTGGCGCTGACGTCCAACCCCGAGGGCCGCGAGGTGCAGCACGCGGTCGGCGAGGACGGCCTGACCGTGGCCCAGTCGGTGCTGCGGCAGCTGGCCGCCGAGAACGCCGGGGCGCAGCCGCTGGGCAGCTTCGGCGCGGTCGTCGGCGCGACCCTCAAGGGCGTCGCCGCCGACCTGGAGATCAACGGGCCGCTGCTGGCCCCCGGCATCGGCGCCCAGGGGGCCACCCCGGCCGACATTCCGGCGGTCTTCGGCGCCGCCGCCGCCAATGTCGTCCCGAGCGTTTCCCGGGACGTTCTGCGGCACGGTCCTTCGGTCGCGGCGCTGCGCGAGGCGTCGGCACGGTTCGTGGACGAGGTGCGCGCGGCGATCGGTTGA